ACTATCGCAATAAGGGCGAGGATCGCACTGAACGGTTAAGCGCTAACGCCTCACCGGTCAATGACGTCAGTGTCGATTCGAACCCATATAATCAGTCGCTCATCTCGACCACCACCTCCGACTATGAGTCTGCCGGCGAACGCATTCGTCGCCTGCGGGCAGAACGCGGCGACTCCCCTGATTCGCCGGAGCAGACCTCTGTTTCAGCGCCGATGCGGAAATCGACACTGTATTATCGCCGGTTTGTCCGCAATAAGCTGGCTGTGGTGGGTTCGTTTATTTTCATTGCCTTGTTGCTCCTGGCAACATTGGGCTCATTTGTGGCCCAATGGGATTTCACCGAACCTGACTTCCTGAACCTGTCAGAGCCACCGTCAAGCGAGCACTGGTTTGGCACCTCGTCCTCTGGTAACGATCTGTTCGCTATGACCGTGCACGGTCTGGGGCGTTCCCTGATTATCGCTGTGACCGTGTCAATTTCGACGACGATCATCGCCTCCATGGTTGGTACTGCTGCTGCCCTTCTCGGTGGCCGCCCAGAACGGGCCATTTTGGCAGTTATCCACTTCCTGCTGGTGGTTCCTTCCTTCCTCATCATTGCACTGTTGGTGTCCGGCTCCGGTGGCGACTGGAAGCTACTCATCGTCGTGCTTATCGCATTCGGTTGGACCTACTATGCCCGTGTGATTTGGTCGATGGCACTCTCGATTCGGGAACGCGACTATGTGCGCGCCGCAAAATACATGGGTGTTTCAAACTTCACTATTTTGTACCGACACATGGTGCCGAATATCGGTTCACTCATCATTATTAACCTGGCACTTGGTGTCGTCTCCACGGTGATGAGTGAGACCGGTCTTTCCTTCCTTGGCTTGGGTGTGAAAATCCCCGACGTCTCCTTAGGTACCTTGCTGTCCACGGGTGCGAATTCACTCGAGTCCTCCCCCTGGGAGTTCTACTTCCCGGCAGCTGTGCTCACCCTGCTGACTGTGTCGATGGCGTTTATCGCCGACGGTCTGCGGGACGCTCTTGACCCCAACTCATCTGCAGGAGGCCAGGCATAATCATGGCATCATTACAACCTGTGCTTTCCGTCCGCAATCTCAACGTGTCCTTCCCTTCAGAGGCTGGCACCGTTGATGCTGTGCGCGACGTCAACTTCGACCTGTATCCGGGTAAAACCCTCGGTATTGTGGGTGAATCTGGTTCTGGTAAATCAGTCACCTCGATGGCGATCATGGGGCTGCTGCCGGATTATGCGAAAATCACCGGCTCGGTGAAACTCGACGAGCGGGAACTCATCGGTTTGACCGATCAGCAAATGTCGTCGATTCGCGGTAAAGACATTGGCATGATCTTCCAGGATCCGCTGTCGGCGCTGACCCCAGTGTTTGATATCGGCACCCAGCTGGTTGAGGCGCTGCAAACTCACCAAAACATTTCCAAGAAAGCCGCTTGGAACGAGGCAGTTGAGCTGCTTGATCTGGTCGGTATTCCAGATCCGAAGACCCGTGTTAAAGCCTTCCCGCACGAATTTTCTGGCGGTATGCGGCAGCGTGTGGTCATCGCTATTGCGATTGCAAACAAGCCGCGGATCCTCATCGCCGACGAGCCAACCACCGCGTTGGACGTGACTATTCAGGCGCAGATCCTGGAGCTGATCAAAAAAGCTCAGAAGGAAACCAACGCCGCCACCATCATGATCACCCACGACATGGGTGTGGTTGCTGGCACCGCCGACGATGTGATGGTGATGTATGCCGGTACGCCGATTGAAAAAGCAGATGTGTTCTCGCTATTCGATCAACCGCGCATGCCATATACCATCGGTTTGCTGGGGTCTATCCCCTCGCTTGCCGACAATGACAAGGAAGCGCTGACAGCTATCGACGGCACTCCGCCGATCGTGGTGGATCTGCCTGACGAATGCCCCTTCGCTGCTCGCTGCCCGATCGCTACTGTGGAATGTCTTGACCATGAGCCACCGCTGACCGAGATCGCGCCAGGTCACGAGTCCGCTTGTATCAAGTCGCATCTCATTGCGGATCGGAAACTGCAGGGGCAAGACATCTTCCCCCGGCCAGAGCGTCCTGAACAAATGTTTGCAGGTATTCCCCGCGATGAGCGCGAAACCGTGCTCGATGTCACCAACTTAAAGAAGACCTATCCGCTCGTTAAGGGCGCGCTGCTCAAACGGCGGGTCGGCTGGGTGGAAGCCGTCAAGGGGCTGACCTTTGATATTAAAGCTGGCGAATGTTTTGCGATCGTCGGCGAATCCGGGTGTGGTAAAACCACCACCCTCCTCGAGCTGATGGATCTCACGCCGCAAGAAGGCGCCACCATTGTGATCAATGGTGAAAATGCGGCAAACATGAACCGGAAACAGCGGCAAGAAGCCCGCAAAGATATCCAGATCGTGTTCCAAGATCCAATGGGTGCGCTGGATCCGCGCCTGACCGTGGCTGAAGTGTTGCGGGAACCACTCGAGGCACTCGGCTGGGAGGGCGATATTAATGCCCGGATCCGCGAGCTGATGGATCTGGTTGGCTTGAACCCAGCACACGTCGACCGCTTCCCCGGTCATTTCTCCGGCGGTCAGCGGCAGCGTATTTCGCTGGCCCGGGCGTTGGCTACAAATCCGAAGCTGATTGTGCTCGACGAGCCGGTTTCTGCGCTGGACGTGTCTATTCAGGCTTCTATGCTGAACCTGCTTGATGAGCTGAAAGCCAAGCTGGGGATCTCGTATCTCATTGTTGCCCACGACCTTGCGGTGATCCGCCACATCTCTGACCGTACTGCGATTATGTACAAGGGTCAGTTCGTCGAGATGGGTGATACAGAGGATCTTTTCGCTAATCCGCAGCATCCGTACACCAAGGCGCTGCTGTCGGCGATTCCGATTCCGGATCCGCATGTGGAACGTACCCGCGAGCGCATCATTTTGGACGACGACTATTCGCAGATCACCACCTAAGTTGGGCGGTTTCTGCCGGACTGGTAGCAGCCTGCTAGCGCAGTAACATACCACCACCGGGCATTGTGCAAATTGCTGCACAGTGCCCGGTGTTTCGTTATTCCCACTCCAGTTGCCGTGGCGCGCCGCATCATCCCACCCGCCTATGATGGCGTAGCCGCAATGCCATGATTGAAAAACGTGGGTCGGGTAATGCCATCGCTATCGAGATTTGGTGACCCCTGGCAGCGCACGGTGGTTGTACCGCGGGGATACCGGGGGTGTTGCCGATTTTTTGCTAAAGCCATCATTGGGAAATGTTCGCAGCACGGACGGAGCCAATGCGGCTGATCCCGACATGGTTTTTATGCGCCCACGGGTGCTTGAATTGCCGTGTGCCGTGTGAAAACACCGAGTTGTGCAGCTGTTGACGCTCATCCCAGGAAGCTCATCGCACCTGGTGCGAATTTCCTGAAGCTTTTCGGCTGTCCACAGGAGATGGCTATCTTGTAGCGTTGGCGCCGAGCCTGGTGCAGCACCGCGGATAGTGTGCCGGCACGCTTGCCGCCGATTAGCCGGGGACTATTGTGCAGCGCCCTACTGCCCTACCCTGCATATCTGCAACCGTTGATCGCGACAGCATCGCATCTGTTGGCAAACAATTAACGCTGTGAGTTGGGACGAATTTGCAGGAGTTCCAGCACGTGGGCTGCAATCAATCGCATCTCACCCGGTGTTCCCATCCAGCCAAACACCTTGGCGCAAGGTTGCACACTTTGCCGAACTCGCTGCGGCAACCTTGCACCGCTGGGTTGTCTTGTCGCAACAACGCGACTGACACAACATTGAAACGTAGGAAACCACGCGCCGATGCGCCACGTCGCCGGTTGTTGGATTATTTAATCGAGCCGGCAGTAAGACCGCTGACGAGCCGTTTTTCAATCACTGCAAAGAGTATGACCACTGGCACAATTGCCACAATGGAAACCCCAAACACGTAGTGCCAAGAAGTGTCGTATTGGCCGATGAATTTCGTCAACGCCACCGACAATGGTTGCTTGCCTGCGCTGGAAAGAATCACCAATGATGCCGCGAACTCATTCCATGCTGCAACAAACGTGAAGATCACTGCAGTCACAATGCCCGGCCACACCAATGGCAGATTCACCTTGGTGAGCACCTGCCAGCGACCGGCACCATCGATTTGTGCAGCTTCATCCACTTCACGTGGGACACTGGCGAAAAAGGAATGCATAATCCAGGTGGCGAAGGACAGGTTGAACGCCGAATTCACCAGAATCATCGCCAGCCATGTGTCTTGCAGATTCAATGCTAAAAATTCACGCATCAACCCTGCCACCAGCACTGCCGGCTGCAGCATTTGTGTCAACAGCACGGTGAACAAAAACAGTCCCCTGCCCGGGAACTTGTAGCGGGCTGTGTAATATGCGGCAGGCATGGCCACAAGTAGCACCACAATCGTGGCAGACACCGCGATAACAATCGTTGAGATGAGATTATCGAATACCGGGGTTTCCGGGGTGTCCCACATGGTGCGATAGTTATCCCACTGCCACTGGTGTGGGAAAAAGGTTGGATCAACACTTGTCGCCTCTGATTTGGGTTTCAGCGACGAGGTGAACATGTACAAATAGGGGGCGACAAAGAACAGGAACGTCACTGCACCGGCGAAAATCCGCAGCCCCATATGTGGCCGGTAGCCAGGTCCTGACGCTTCCTGATAGCGTTGCGCAATCCGCGAGGATCGGCGTTGCTTGCTGCGATTGTGGGAGGCTGCCATTGCTAGTCCACCTCTTTCATCGGGTTGACGATGGCAATATAGATGGCGATAACCACGATGACAATAACGAAGTTGATCACGCTTAACGCACTTGCCCAGTCGATGTGGCGGTCGTTTTGAATGATTTTGAAGATCAATGTGGTGGTGGTGTCGGCAGCGTTGCCCGGCACCGGTCCGGTGATCGTCCGCAGAATCGGCAGCGAGTTAAACACGTTGATAATGTTGATCACCGTCGAGGTGGCGATAGCTGGCCGCAGTTGTGGCAACACGACCGAAAAATAGGTGCGCCACGGCCCTGCGCCATCGATTTGCGCAGCTTCGAGCACATCTTTTGGTACGCCTTGTAGACCAGCCAAAATGGTGTAGGTCGTAAATGGAAGTGACACAAATACGGCGATGATGATCGCGACGATGAATGCGCTTGTTGCGGTTTTGGTGTAGCCCACCTGGTTCGATTCGGTGATGCCGAGCTGGTAAAGCCACTTGTTGAGAATGCCTAGGCGGGGCTCGAGGGCGTAATAGAACACGGTGGTAGTCATGACCACCGATGCTGCCCAGGGGATCACCACAGCGAGACGAACAAGCTGACGCCCAGGAAACGCCCGATTGAGTAGTTCGGCGAGCAGGAGCGAGATGACAATGGTGCAGGCGACGACTACTACCACCCAAATGACCGTATTGATCAGCACCCGCGGCAGGTCGGGCATAGCGAAAATTTTGGCAAAATTGTCGAATCCGACGTTGCCTTTATCAATGCCCGATTTGGAGATTTTCCGGGTGGAGTTGTAGATCATTACCCCCGCCGGGAACGCTACCACCCCAACGATGAGGAGCAGTACTGGGGCAAGCCACGGAAGCGCCCGGAGTGTGTCGGAGAGCGTACGCCGATCGCCGCTGTGGCGGCGTGGTTTGCGTGCGGTGGATGCTGCAGCTGACGGCATTATTAGTCACATCCGATCATGATGTTCTGCATGAAAATATCAGTGGGCGACCACTGGGCAGGCGTATGAAGGGGGCTGCTGGAAGCCCCGGAGATGCCTGTGCTGTCCGCCAGGAACAAGGCCAAATTGTTCACCGTTTGACTGCTAGCCCGGCGTCACTTGCCAGCAAGAGCGTTCGAAGAAGGGTTTCCACCCCACTGGCCCCCGTACAGTGCTGGCACGGGGGGATGAACAAACGCCCCGGTCGGCGGGATAAATCCGCGGGGCATCAACGCCCCACTGGTCGCCTTGGACTGCGGCAGATTCGAATATGTGGTCAACCAATCGAATCTGTCGCAGTGGTCATCCCCGGTAGACTCCGCAACGGCAAGCGCAGACTGCCGGGGAGATATCGCTGACTAGTCGCTTTCTGCCTTCTGCTGGATTTCACCCAACACATCAGCCGGGGCGACTTGTTGCCCAAGCTTGCCGATCGTCGATTGGATCGCACCTTGGGTGGCCTGCCATTGCGGGTTGGTAAAGGGGTAGAACTTCGCGAATTCAATCATGGGAACGAAGTCTTTGATCGAATCCTTGTCCTTCAGCTTGTCGAGGACTGGCTTGGTCACCGGAATGAAGTTCTCCGTGTCGACAAATACTTCATACACGTCATCAGAGTAGAAGTAGTCGAGGAAGGCTTTGATTGCTTCTTTTTTGTCGGTGCCGTTATCAAATGCCATGATGTGATCGGCAACACCGAGGGTCATCTCTGATCCGTCGTTGGTGGGGATGCGCGAGATGCCGTAGTCCAGGTCAGGGTTGGTTTCGGCGATGAAGTTGATATATGGCGGCAAGCCGATGACCATGCCAACTTTGCCCTGGAAGAAGGTCTGTCCGAGCGGGGTGCGCTGGGAGGCACCAGGGTTGGGCTGGGTTGCTCCTTCATCGATGAGCTTTTGCATAAATGTGGCAGCTTCAATGTTTTTCGCTGAGTCCACTTTGATGGTGTCGCCATCAACGAACGATCCGCCGTTGCCATAGAACCAGATCGCAGTTTCGGCTTGTGCTTCCTCATTACCAAGCGGCATACCGTAGCCGTCAACACCGCCGAGATCTTTGATCTTTAGCGCCGCGTCTTCCAACTCTGCCCAGGTGGTGGGCGGGGATGCAATCCCGGCTTCTGCAAACAATGTCTTGTTGTAGAACAAGGCACGTGCGGAGGCGATCAGCGGCAACGCCCATTGGGTGTCATCCATGGTGGCATTCTTTTTGAAGTTTTCGGGGAATTTCGCCAATGTCTCTGGGGACACTACTTCGTCAGCGGGATAGAGCAGGTCATCGTTGGCGAAGGCGGTAAACGAGTCGATGTTGAGAATATCTGGTGCTTGCCGGTTTTGGATCTTGGTGGTGACCACCTGGTTGATGTTCTCCCAGGATTGCACCTCCAGATTCACTTTGATGTCGGGGTGTTGTGCCTCGAAACCGGTGATGGTGTCTTCCCACAATCCTTTGGTGTTATCGGAATAGGTGGGAACCAGCAAGCTGATTTCGGTGACACCGTCGGCGCTGCTGCCGGTGTCGGCACTATCGCTGGCACAGGCAGCGGTCATCAGCAGGGACATGCCCATGGTGGTTGCCAGGACGCCTCGTGCAATGTGACGCATATCAGTGGCCTTCCTTCTTGTGAGAGGGTTCTCGTCGCTGTGGTGTGGATCCGTCTCACAGACCTGTGATCCACGTGTCGCGGTTGTGCGACAGCGAACCTGGCTGAGGTTGCCGCCGCGAGTCTTCCAGCTTGCGCTGGGTAACTGTTCAGATTCCACAGTACTCACATCAAGGGTGGAATTGATGCCCAATCGGCAATGAGTTTTTTCCACCTTTGCCACCCCCACACTTCACATTGCCGATCGATAATGACTTCTTTAATGCATTATCACTCACCGCATGGCGAATTAATAACACCATAAGAACACTTATCCACCCACTCATGGGGGTATTCGTGATGGTTGCAACGACAGTCCTGGCAACAGGCACTGTCGCCACCCCGGCGATTTTCTATTTCCCCACTACAGCGGGCACCAACCGGGCGTAACCAGGGGTCATTTTCATGGCTTATTTCTCCCCTCAATCGGTGGTGCCATGGCTGTCAGTTCCAGCAGACCGGGCACAACTGGGCATACAACAGCCAGCACTACAACGCACTGACGCGGTCGTACAGCTCACCTTCGGTGTTGCTCACCATGGCAGTGCGGTAACCCTGGTCATCGCCTGCGAAAACTTCCTAAAAAGAGCCCTGCACACTGCACTGCTTACCCCCATTTGCTACACCCAGCTGTGCACAACACTGGGAAAACCGTGGAGTCGACAGCGCTCCCCGCTTCACGGCACTCCCCTTGCACATGGGAACCTCAGCAACAGTGCCGTGACGCATCCCCACGCCCACTTGCCGGCACACTGTCAGCATGCACCATGCCGGCAACGGTGGAAACGAAACAGCTGCTGGCACTATATTCCCCTGAACAATCAGCCAGCAGCCACACTCCCCTAGCTGCTCGAAGCGTCGCGTTCCTCTGCAGCCAGCTGACCACATGCCGCAGCGATCTCCTGGCCACGCGTATCACGCACGGTGCATGGCACACCTTGTGCCGCGACACGAGCAACAAACTCGTCCTGCACAGGTTTCGGGGACGCATCCCACTTCGAACCCGGCGTCGGATTCAGCGGGATGAGGTTGACATGCACCCGCGAACCAAGCGCTTTATGCAGCTTTTTGCCCAGCATGTCAGCCCGCCACGGATGATCGTTAATATCGCGAATCAACGCGTATTCAATCGACACACGGCGCCCAGTGGTGTCGGCATATAGCCGCGCAGCATCCAACACTTCCTGCACAGACCAGCGATTATTCACCGGTACCAAGGTGTCACGTAGCTCGTCGTCAGGGCAGTGTAGCGACACCGCCAATGTCACCGACAAATCCTCCCCGGCAAGCTTACGAATCGCCGGCGCAAGACCCACCGTAGAAACCGTGACATTGCGTTGCGAAATCCCGAACCCTTCCGGGCTAGGACTGGTGATCTGTCGAACTGCCGACAGCACCCGCTTATAGTTAGCCAGCGGCTCCCCCATGCCCATAAACACAATATTGCTCAGACGGCCGCCTTCATCGCGCATCGTAGCTGCGGCGTGACGAACCTGTTCCACAATCTCCCCAGTTGACAGATTCCGATCCAAACCGCCTTGCCCGGTAGCACAAAACGGACACGCCATCCCGCAGCCCGCTTGGGAAGAAATACACAGCGTTGCACGATCCGGATAGCGCATCAGCACCGACTCAAGCAGCGTCCCATCGTGCAAACGCCACAACGTTTTCTGGGTCTGCCCATTATCGCAGGCAATACTGGTCACCGGCTCCATCAATGTGGGAAACAGTGACTCTTGCACCGCAGCACGCACATTAGCCGGAAGATCAGTCATCTGCTGCGGGTCAGCCTGCAAATGCTCGTAATAATGAGTGGCGATCTGCTTTGCGCGAAACTTTGGCAGCCCAAGTGCTTCCACTGCAGCGATGCGCTGGGTGGAATCCAGATCGGCAAAATGCTTCGGCGGCATTGCTCGTCGCGAAGCGGAGAATACTAAAGGAATTTCTGTAGCCATGGCAGACTCATCATTGCACGAAACACCTGCTAATAGGTAACCCACTTCCCCAACCGGTTTACCCACCGCACGACGATCAACACCAGCTAGAGCAGTGAGCGATCGGATCCGCCAGGGAACACACACAGCAACGAACAGGCAGCGACCGGCTTATGTGTGACTTCACTTGGCAAAACACATCGAACCGCCACTGCAACAACTGACCGGATTTGCCACCTTGCTCGCTTTCAGCCTTGGCTTCACAGCAAGAACGACAAAATAACCGAAAGCCGGGCTGAAGACCAGCCCGGCTCAGCACGAGACAGCTGTTCGCACAGTGCTTATCAGCGGCTACATTTGCGCCATCAGGTTCATAAATAACCAAGTCACCATAGCTGCGGGCAGCATACCGTCGACCCGATCCATCACCCCGCCGTGGCCGGGCAGCAGATTGGACATGTCCTTGATCCCCAGTTCGCGTTTAAACTGGGACTCGACAAGATCCCCGAGCGTTGCACAGATCACTAAGCCGAACCCCATGATCGCTCCACGCCACCAAGTGTCGTGAATGAGAAACTCGCTACACAGTGCACCAGCAATAATGCCGAACACCACAGAGCCGGCAAACCCTTCTAAGGATTTCTTCGGCGACACTGCAGGTGCTAGCGGATGCGACCCAAACAGCACACCTGCCACATAGCCGCCAACATCGTTAGCAATCACACAGACGATGAACGTCACAATATACAGCTGGCCGGGCACCCCGTCGCGGCTGAGCAGTGAGAGCATCGCGGCAAATGAGCCGAACAGCGGAATCCACACCAGCACGAACACCCCAATCGCGGTGTCCCGCAGATAATTCTGCGGCGGTGTAGAACGGCCATTGCGGAAGAGGCGCCCAAACATCAATACCAGCACCGTGGCAACAAATGAGGCCACCAACCCTTGGGCGCCAAACGGCCACGACGACCACAGCATCACTTGGCCGCCCAGCAGAATCACCAATCGCGGGACGAGATAGCCCACTTCCCGCAATCGACGCAACACTTCATGCGAGCCGAGCCAGACCGCGACCGCCACAAACGGATACCACCCGTAGGGGATAACGAAAATACACAGCAGTACAACTGCCCCCAACCCCACTCCGGTGGCGATTGCCTGCTTGAGGTTGCGTCCCGCCCCATTCTTCGGTTTCGGGAGGGAGGCTTTCAATGCATCCCGTCGACGAATAAGCTGCTCTGGCGGCAGCGGTCGCCCCGGCGGATTCGGTGGCGGGCTATCAACTTGGGGCATGGACGAGTTCACCATCACTTGGCCAACAGCATCGTGAAGTACCACGATCACTGCAGCAGGGTCGTAGGAGAGGATTCGATGCGCATTGTTTCTTCTTTACACCGCACCGGAGAAAACCAGTGGTACCAGGCACACAGGTGACGTGCGCCTGGAAGCGCGGAATACATTCCCTGCACCTGCAACCACTGTGGTAACGCTTCTGCTCGCTGCCGCAACTGCGCCGGGCAACGCGTGCAGCGACACATCGTTTCGTTTTGTC
The Corynebacterium choanae DNA segment above includes these coding regions:
- a CDS encoding ABC transporter permease, with the translated sequence MYKNYRNKGEDRTERLSANASPVNDVSVDSNPYNQSLISTTTSDYESAGERIRRLRAERGDSPDSPEQTSVSAPMRKSTLYYRRFVRNKLAVVGSFIFIALLLLATLGSFVAQWDFTEPDFLNLSEPPSSEHWFGTSSSGNDLFAMTVHGLGRSLIIAVTVSISTTIIASMVGTAAALLGGRPERAILAVIHFLLVVPSFLIIALLVSGSGGDWKLLIVVLIAFGWTYYARVIWSMALSIRERDYVRAAKYMGVSNFTILYRHMVPNIGSLIIINLALGVVSTVMSETGLSFLGLGVKIPDVSLGTLLSTGANSLESSPWEFYFPAAVLTLLTVSMAFIADGLRDALDPNSSAGGQA
- a CDS encoding extracellular solute-binding protein; amino-acid sequence: MRHIARGVLATTMGMSLLMTAACASDSADTGSSADGVTEISLLVPTYSDNTKGLWEDTITGFEAQHPDIKVNLEVQSWENINQVVTTKIQNRQAPDILNIDSFTAFANDDLLYPADEVVSPETLAKFPENFKKNATMDDTQWALPLIASARALFYNKTLFAEAGIASPPTTWAELEDAALKIKDLGGVDGYGMPLGNEEAQAETAIWFYGNGGSFVDGDTIKVDSAKNIEAATFMQKLIDEGATQPNPGASQRTPLGQTFFQGKVGMVIGLPPYINFIAETNPDLDYGISRIPTNDGSEMTLGVADHIMAFDNGTDKKEAIKAFLDYFYSDDVYEVFVDTENFIPVTKPVLDKLKDKDSIKDFVPMIEFAKFYPFTNPQWQATQGAIQSTIGKLGQQVAPADVLGEIQQKAESD
- the rlmN gene encoding 23S rRNA (adenine(2503)-C(2))-methyltransferase RlmN, with the protein product MATEIPLVFSASRRAMPPKHFADLDSTQRIAAVEALGLPKFRAKQIATHYYEHLQADPQQMTDLPANVRAAVQESLFPTLMEPVTSIACDNGQTQKTLWRLHDGTLLESVLMRYPDRATLCISSQAGCGMACPFCATGQGGLDRNLSTGEIVEQVRHAAATMRDEGGRLSNIVFMGMGEPLANYKRVLSAVRQITSPSPEGFGISQRNVTVSTVGLAPAIRKLAGEDLSVTLAVSLHCPDDELRDTLVPVNNRWSVQEVLDAARLYADTTGRRVSIEYALIRDINDHPWRADMLGKKLHKALGSRVHVNLIPLNPTPGSKWDASPKPVQDEFVARVAAQGVPCTVRDTRGQEIAAACGQLAAEERDASSS
- a CDS encoding ABC transporter ATP-binding protein is translated as MASLQPVLSVRNLNVSFPSEAGTVDAVRDVNFDLYPGKTLGIVGESGSGKSVTSMAIMGLLPDYAKITGSVKLDERELIGLTDQQMSSIRGKDIGMIFQDPLSALTPVFDIGTQLVEALQTHQNISKKAAWNEAVELLDLVGIPDPKTRVKAFPHEFSGGMRQRVVIAIAIANKPRILIADEPTTALDVTIQAQILELIKKAQKETNAATIMITHDMGVVAGTADDVMVMYAGTPIEKADVFSLFDQPRMPYTIGLLGSIPSLADNDKEALTAIDGTPPIVVDLPDECPFAARCPIATVECLDHEPPLTEIAPGHESACIKSHLIADRKLQGQDIFPRPERPEQMFAGIPRDERETVLDVTNLKKTYPLVKGALLKRRVGWVEAVKGLTFDIKAGECFAIVGESGCGKTTTLLELMDLTPQEGATIVINGENAANMNRKQRQEARKDIQIVFQDPMGALDPRLTVAEVLREPLEALGWEGDINARIRELMDLVGLNPAHVDRFPGHFSGGQRQRISLARALATNPKLIVLDEPVSALDVSIQASMLNLLDELKAKLGISYLIVAHDLAVIRHISDRTAIMYKGQFVEMGDTEDLFANPQHPYTKALLSAIPIPDPHVERTRERIILDDDYSQITT
- a CDS encoding carbohydrate ABC transporter permease, with protein sequence MPSAAASTARKPRRHSGDRRTLSDTLRALPWLAPVLLLIVGVVAFPAGVMIYNSTRKISKSGIDKGNVGFDNFAKIFAMPDLPRVLINTVIWVVVVVACTIVISLLLAELLNRAFPGRQLVRLAVVIPWAASVVMTTTVFYYALEPRLGILNKWLYQLGITESNQVGYTKTATSAFIVAIIIAVFVSLPFTTYTILAGLQGVPKDVLEAAQIDGAGPWRTYFSVVLPQLRPAIATSTVINIINVFNSLPILRTITGPVPGNAADTTTTLIFKIIQNDRHIDWASALSVINFVIVIVVIAIYIAIVNPMKEVD
- a CDS encoding phosphatidate cytidylyltransferase: MPQVDSPPPNPPGRPLPPEQLIRRRDALKASLPKPKNGAGRNLKQAIATGVGLGAVVLLCIFVIPYGWYPFVAVAVWLGSHEVLRRLREVGYLVPRLVILLGGQVMLWSSWPFGAQGLVASFVATVLVLMFGRLFRNGRSTPPQNYLRDTAIGVFVLVWIPLFGSFAAMLSLLSRDGVPGQLYIVTFIVCVIANDVGGYVAGVLFGSHPLAPAVSPKKSLEGFAGSVVFGIIAGALCSEFLIHDTWWRGAIMGFGLVICATLGDLVESQFKRELGIKDMSNLLPGHGGVMDRVDGMLPAAMVTWLFMNLMAQM
- a CDS encoding carbohydrate ABC transporter permease yields the protein MAASHNRSKQRRSSRIAQRYQEASGPGYRPHMGLRIFAGAVTFLFFVAPYLYMFTSSLKPKSEATSVDPTFFPHQWQWDNYRTMWDTPETPVFDNLISTIVIAVSATIVVLLVAMPAAYYTARYKFPGRGLFLFTVLLTQMLQPAVLVAGLMREFLALNLQDTWLAMILVNSAFNLSFATWIMHSFFASVPREVDEAAQIDGAGRWQVLTKVNLPLVWPGIVTAVIFTFVAAWNEFAASLVILSSAGKQPLSVALTKFIGQYDTSWHYVFGVSIVAIVPVVILFAVIEKRLVSGLTAGSIK